From Pseudobdellovibrionaceae bacterium, a single genomic window includes:
- a CDS encoding response regulator transcription factor — MQVLLVEDNPDILELTKISLEMIGNHQVETATDGQIALKKIKSQAYDLILLDDMLPLLNGFQIYETYKKTPAPHSPIIFFTANTNNTKLKIINNIVLGLITKPFDPKGLCTTIDQLVSNFKKQQQTAS, encoded by the coding sequence ATGCAGGTACTACTAGTAGAAGATAATCCAGATATTTTAGAACTTACTAAAATAAGTTTAGAAATGATCGGAAACCATCAAGTCGAAACCGCTACCGATGGACAAATAGCTTTGAAAAAAATAAAAAGCCAAGCCTACGATCTCATTCTTTTAGACGACATGCTTCCCCTCTTAAATGGCTTTCAAATTTATGAAACTTATAAAAAAACACCCGCCCCACATAGCCCTATTATTTTTTTTACAGCCAATACTAATAATACTAAATTAAAAATAATTAATAATATTGTTTTGGGCTTAATTACAAAGCCTTTTGATCCAAAAGGCCTCTGCACAACCATCGATCAGCTAGTAAGTAATTTTAAAAAACAACAACAAACTGCGAGTTAA
- a CDS encoding alpha/beta hydrolase: MKEETQQNLSDWNYKILGKAGAPRMVFLHGIMGSLNNWLKVVTHFKNDFEILIFDQRGHGRSCHKEAYKTADYAKDLEYITNQLGWDKFHLIGHSSGGIVACEYTATYPDKVLSLCIEDISMEPRKDIGVKIEKLLLSIPTPFKDTASYKTFFEQKVPGLTKNFFQPNLLGSFLKMNIVEKDNGQWQWRFHRNGVIDSLREARASSFYPQYFSIKCPILVIHGSRSEDLPPAEYAKMLTHTKAQGVELSSGHWVHFEQCEEFSKALLDFIRGLC; the protein is encoded by the coding sequence ATGAAAGAAGAGACACAACAAAATTTAAGTGATTGGAATTATAAAATTTTAGGCAAGGCAGGGGCGCCGCGCATGGTGTTTTTACATGGCATAATGGGCTCGCTAAATAATTGGTTAAAGGTGGTCACTCACTTTAAAAACGATTTTGAAATTTTAATTTTCGACCAAAGGGGTCATGGTCGCAGTTGCCATAAAGAGGCCTACAAAACCGCCGACTATGCTAAAGATTTAGAATACATTACTAACCAGCTAGGTTGGGATAAATTTCATTTAATAGGCCATTCTTCGGGAGGAATAGTGGCTTGCGAATATACGGCAACCTATCCAGACAAGGTTTTATCTTTATGTATTGAGGATATTAGTATGGAGCCTCGTAAAGATATTGGGGTAAAAATAGAAAAGCTATTGTTATCCATTCCCACACCATTTAAAGATACGGCTAGTTATAAAACCTTTTTTGAACAAAAGGTGCCTGGCTTAACCAAAAATTTTTTTCAACCTAATTTGTTAGGCAGCTTTTTAAAGATGAATATTGTGGAAAAAGACAATGGCCAATGGCAGTGGCGATTTCATAGAAATGGAGTGATAGATAGTTTAAGGGAGGCGCGAGCAAGCTCTTTTTACCCTCAGTATTTTAGCATTAAATGTCCTATTTTAGTTATTCATGGAAGTCGATCAGAGGATTTACCTCCCGCAGAGTATGCAAAAATGCTAACGCACACAAAGGCCCAAGGAGTGGAGCTTTCTAGTGGGCACTGGGTTCATTTTGAACAGTGCGAGGAGTTTTCAAAAGCTTTGCTCGACTTTATTAGGGGCTTATGCTAG
- a CDS encoding DNA topoisomerase VI subunit B: MSKIKTSSTAEYFSKNLQQVGFSSPLKAVLTTLKEAVDNSLDACEEDGILPHIKVQISKIGKGSSRNTDLVKIVIEDNGPGLSAQDLPAVFGEYLASSKFGKGQCSRGQQGIGISAATTWAQLTNATGVYVESKTKKMPQALSMVIDVDIKNNKGLVKKKTNVKWTSKKHGLKAAFIIDGKVQLNGDGGLITYLEGTALVNPHLEMHYTLLDNDPVHVKRVSDIIPRVPPPTLPHPHTMKLGEFITYSHLYGKMSTSKFLKTGFSRVSDATVKELFKKGKIKSSLMNLPLPKLSDADFKKIFESLQETPLMNPQTNSVLIIGEEALAQSIHRIGDVDFFSVVTRKPRICDFKPVVIEVAMARLSDVKGKEEASLQLLRFANRVPLQFDKSSCALTKAVESVNWKAYGLQQSKNSVPGGPYVLAISMTSPFIKFKNASKETIDASDELVEEIRKALIQTGQKLGRYIRKEKKEFDLERKIQHIEKFAPILVGGLVKITKAPASRKKKAELGLMKILGRDAKSAEAELTQAKEKLK, from the coding sequence ATGTCAAAAATAAAAACTAGTAGTACGGCAGAATATTTTTCTAAAAACTTACAACAAGTGGGCTTTTCTTCTCCATTAAAAGCAGTATTAACTACTTTAAAAGAAGCTGTGGATAATTCTTTAGATGCTTGTGAAGAAGATGGAATTTTACCTCATATAAAAGTGCAGATTAGTAAAATAGGTAAAGGTTCTTCTCGCAATACTGATTTAGTAAAAATAGTAATAGAAGATAATGGGCCAGGCTTATCGGCGCAAGATTTACCAGCGGTTTTTGGTGAGTACTTAGCGTCTTCTAAATTTGGAAAAGGGCAATGTTCAAGAGGGCAACAAGGTATTGGTATTTCGGCAGCCACTACATGGGCACAATTAACTAACGCCACAGGAGTTTATGTAGAAAGTAAAACAAAAAAGATGCCCCAAGCTTTGTCTATGGTTATTGATGTGGATATTAAAAATAACAAAGGGCTGGTTAAAAAAAAAACCAATGTAAAGTGGACTTCTAAAAAGCACGGATTAAAAGCCGCTTTTATTATTGATGGAAAAGTGCAATTAAACGGCGATGGTGGTTTAATTACTTATCTTGAAGGAACCGCTTTGGTAAACCCTCACTTAGAGATGCATTATACTTTGCTAGACAATGACCCTGTACATGTAAAAAGAGTTAGCGATATTATCCCCAGAGTTCCGCCGCCAACCTTGCCTCACCCGCATACTATGAAGCTGGGAGAATTTATTACCTACTCTCATTTATATGGAAAAATGAGTACATCTAAGTTTTTAAAAACAGGGTTTTCTAGAGTGTCTGACGCTACTGTTAAAGAACTATTTAAAAAAGGAAAAATAAAATCATCGTTAATGAACCTTCCTTTGCCTAAGCTATCTGATGCCGACTTTAAAAAAATATTTGAATCTTTGCAAGAAACCCCTTTGATGAACCCTCAAACCAATAGTGTTTTAATTATTGGAGAAGAGGCTTTGGCACAAAGTATTCACCGCATAGGAGATGTAGATTTTTTTAGTGTAGTTACTCGCAAGCCAAGAATTTGCGATTTTAAACCTGTGGTTATTGAAGTGGCTATGGCTAGGTTATCTGATGTAAAAGGCAAAGAAGAAGCCTCGTTACAACTTTTGCGATTTGCTAATCGTGTTCCTTTACAATTTGATAAATCTTCTTGTGCGCTTACAAAAGCAGTAGAAAGTGTAAATTGGAAAGCTTATGGTTTGCAGCAAAGCAAAAATAGTGTACCTGGGGGTCCTTATGTTTTGGCCATTTCTATGACTTCGCCATTTATAAAATTTAAAAATGCCTCTAAAGAAACCATTGATGCCAGTGATGAGCTAGTGGAAGAAATTCGCAAAGCTTTAATTCAAACAGGGCAAAAATTAGGTCGCTACATTCGTAAAGAAAAAAAAGAATTTGATTTAGAAAGAAAAATTCAGCACATTGAAAAATTTGCTCCTATTTTAGTGGGAGGTTTAGTGAAGATTACAAAAGCCCCCGCTAGCCGTAAGAAAAAAGCAGAATTAGGATTAATGAAAATTTTAGGCCGCGATGCTAAAAGTGCTGAAGCAGAATTAACTCAGGCTAAAGAAAAATTAAAGTAA
- a CDS encoding twin-arginine translocase TatA/TatE family subunit, which translates to MGLSVPQIILIIAVVVLIFGPKRIPQLGKSIGEAIRGFKKGLEDKDSSAANMEAKGENSSSDIGFKKEEPTRSKENS; encoded by the coding sequence ATGGGATTATCTGTTCCACAAATTATTTTAATTATTGCTGTTGTAGTTTTAATTTTCGGGCCAAAGCGCATTCCTCAATTAGGAAAATCTATTGGGGAGGCTATTCGTGGTTTTAAAAAAGGGCTAGAAGATAAGGACAGTTCCGCTGCCAATATGGAAGCCAAAGGTGAAAATTCTTCTTCCGACATAGGTTTTAAAAAAGAAGAACCTACACGCTCTAAAGAAAATTCTTAA
- a CDS encoding DNA topoisomerase VI yields MAKLKSVFKMNHAQKDVGKLAYALCDTMLKDLEKAKRPTLEAIKCSLDNAIYSAKVGFFTPGEKRVRTELNVSSVQKMARSIFLLDIFLENLKAGGVNTKREVYYRAKGWIKKDPELRPIDFEGQEESDSIISFLCDALEIYREELNCVANDRGGQTYSQQLIVTEHMPDGTKAKIDLGSMGTTPFQPKNRPQSFTLSMKSKIKFCLVVESEGTANTLVTNGITKRNKCIVVGAQGVPSNGVRGWVKTIQDQLKIPVYFFGDLDAYTLQNIYRTLKSGSAASLIRNKNFCAPDVKFLGVLPEDVKKYDLDCYSVKEKDASEARSLKKARDALQNDPFFKDAKNKKLAQVLKWLLKNKIRCEQQALFSVDPKDITVPEKIILDKIKNKIYI; encoded by the coding sequence ATGGCTAAGCTAAAATCTGTTTTTAAAATGAATCACGCACAAAAAGATGTGGGAAAATTAGCCTATGCATTGTGCGACACTATGTTAAAAGATTTAGAAAAAGCTAAGCGACCTACCCTTGAAGCCATTAAGTGTTCTTTAGATAATGCTATTTACAGTGCTAAAGTGGGCTTTTTTACTCCAGGGGAAAAAAGAGTACGAACAGAACTTAATGTGTCTTCTGTGCAAAAAATGGCCAGAAGTATTTTTTTGTTAGATATTTTTTTAGAAAATTTAAAAGCCGGTGGTGTTAATACAAAAAGAGAAGTTTATTACCGGGCAAAAGGTTGGATTAAAAAAGATCCTGAATTACGCCCTATTGATTTTGAGGGGCAAGAAGAGAGTGACTCTATTATTAGTTTTTTATGTGATGCTTTAGAAATTTATAGAGAGGAGTTAAACTGCGTAGCTAATGACAGGGGTGGGCAGACTTATTCTCAACAATTAATTGTTACCGAGCATATGCCCGACGGAACAAAGGCTAAGATTGACTTGGGCAGCATGGGGACAACTCCTTTTCAGCCTAAAAATCGCCCACAAAGTTTTACCTTATCAATGAAGTCAAAAATTAAATTTTGTTTGGTGGTGGAGTCAGAGGGTACGGCCAATACTTTAGTTACTAATGGCATTACTAAAAGAAATAAATGCATTGTTGTAGGTGCCCAGGGGGTTCCAAGTAACGGAGTAAGGGGCTGGGTTAAAACTATTCAAGACCAGTTAAAAATTCCCGTATATTTTTTTGGTGACCTTGATGCATATACTTTACAAAATATCTATAGAACTTTAAAAAGTGGTTCTGCGGCCAGCTTAATTAGAAATAAAAATTTTTGCGCACCCGATGTAAAATTTTTAGGAGTGTTGCCAGAAGATGTAAAAAAATATGATTTAGACTGTTACTCGGTTAAAGAAAAAGACGCTTCAGAGGCTAGGTCATTAAAGAAAGCTAGAGATGCCCTGCAAAATGACCCATTTTTTAAAGACGCAAAAAATAAAAAATTAGCTCAAGTGCTTAAGTGGTTATTAAAAAACAAAATCCGTTGCGAACAACAGGCTTTATTTTCTGTAGACCCTAAAGACATTACAGTGCCAGAAAAAATTATTTTAGATAAAATTAAAAATAAAATTTATATTTAA
- a CDS encoding MmgE/PrpD family protein gives MQKHMVKVYPSKAQLPQSEQLAWKIAEMASTNFPIEEEVTDMVINRIIDNASVAIASINRQPVSNARSQALSHPKDAGATVFGMSNKFTVCAEWAAWANSTAVRELDYHDTFLAADYSHPGDNIPPLLAVAQQKKCTGAQLLAGIITAYEVHINLVKAICLHKHKIDHMAHLCPATAAGIGRLLNLDTQTIYQAVGQAVHTSFSTRQSRKGEISSWKAYVPGYSAKLGIEAVDRAMRGEKSPSPIYEGEDSVIAWMLDGPEAIYHVELPKPGEAQKIILESYTKEHSAEYQSQALIDLACKMRTKINNFSDIESIVIHTSHHTHYVIGTGSGDPQKFSPTASRETLDHSIMYIFAVALEDGSWHHVNSYTSERAQRKNTVELWKKISTVEDPAWTKRYHEIDPNKKAFGAKIVIKMKDGSKIEDEMALANAHPAGAKPFVRENYIHKFKTLTADIITQEESERFLQLVQRLPELTVKEVAQLNVVVEANKVDNNSADQRGIF, from the coding sequence ATGCAAAAACATATGGTAAAAGTTTACCCCTCTAAAGCACAACTTCCACAAAGTGAACAACTCGCTTGGAAAATAGCCGAAATGGCTTCTACAAATTTTCCCATAGAAGAAGAGGTAACCGATATGGTTATCAATCGTATTATCGACAATGCTTCTGTGGCCATAGCCTCTATTAATCGGCAACCTGTTAGCAACGCAAGATCACAAGCTTTAAGTCATCCCAAAGATGCCGGTGCCACGGTTTTTGGAATGTCTAATAAATTTACCGTTTGTGCAGAATGGGCAGCTTGGGCTAACTCCACTGCGGTAAGAGAATTAGATTATCATGACACTTTTTTAGCCGCCGACTACTCTCACCCAGGCGACAACATTCCCCCTTTGTTAGCAGTTGCTCAACAAAAAAAATGTACAGGAGCACAACTTCTTGCAGGTATTATTACTGCCTACGAAGTTCATATTAATTTAGTAAAAGCGATTTGCTTACACAAACATAAAATTGATCATATGGCTCACCTTTGCCCTGCTACAGCCGCGGGGATTGGTAGACTTTTAAATTTAGACACACAAACTATTTATCAAGCTGTTGGGCAAGCCGTTCACACTTCTTTTAGTACCAGACAATCTCGAAAAGGAGAAATTTCTAGCTGGAAAGCTTATGTGCCTGGTTACTCGGCTAAGTTAGGAATCGAAGCTGTGGACAGAGCTATGAGAGGAGAAAAGTCGCCCTCTCCTATTTACGAAGGAGAAGATAGCGTCATTGCATGGATGCTTGATGGGCCCGAAGCCATTTATCATGTAGAGCTTCCCAAACCAGGAGAAGCACAAAAAATTATTTTAGAATCTTACACTAAAGAGCACTCTGCAGAATATCAATCGCAAGCTTTAATTGATTTGGCCTGCAAGATGAGAACAAAAATTAACAATTTTTCTGACATTGAAAGTATTGTTATCCATACCAGTCACCACACCCACTATGTTATTGGAACGGGCTCGGGCGACCCTCAAAAATTTTCTCCCACTGCAAGTCGTGAAACTTTAGACCACAGTATTATGTATATTTTTGCCGTGGCTTTAGAAGATGGGTCTTGGCATCATGTAAATAGTTACACCTCAGAAAGAGCTCAGAGAAAAAACACTGTGGAACTTTGGAAAAAAATTAGCACCGTAGAAGACCCTGCTTGGACTAAGCGTTATCATGAAATAGACCCAAACAAAAAAGCCTTTGGCGCAAAGATAGTTATTAAAATGAAAGATGGTAGTAAAATAGAAGACGAAATGGCCTTGGCCAATGCTCACCCTGCTGGGGCAAAACCTTTTGTAAGAGAAAATTATATTCACAAATTTAAAACTTTAACTGCAGATATTATTACACAAGAAGAGTCTGAAAGATTTTTACAATTAGTACAAAGACTTCCAGAGCTTACCGTTAAAGAGGTTGCCCAACTTAATGTGGTCGTAGAAGCTAATAAAGTAGACAATAATAGCGCTGACCAACGAGGTATTTTTTAA
- a CDS encoding DEAD/DEAH box helicase, which yields MLVSGRMSFSSLGLHSDLLERLKAKGFDTPTPIQNSALPLVIKGKDVAGLARTGTGKTAAYVLPLLHRILNSRANDESLKSESFSRWTDKSYILILVPTRELAFQVQDNIKEFSTDLNIHSAVFVGGLPIEKDVEALQNSLDFIIATPGRLIDLYKNHSLHLGQVEAVALDEADRLFDMGFADDVKYILTRIPKHRQFLLFSATLSLEALYMGYEFGAQPVELSVSKREIQKDLIEESLYHISRFEKSRYLLSLLKSKTWRQAIVFSNYKNQILDLEVFLSANGIKSLGLSSVLTQARRNKVITEFKSCEEKMVLIATDVAARGLDIEGVDLVINYDIPQNSDPYIHRIGRTGRAGSKGEAISLVSDKDAEWLVKLEEDLKIKIPIGWIEDKDLVTDFVPYKSSVFIDSSTHHSKHVTKARRGNLKKDAPKKFVPSKPGNSATVKKDAPKKFTPSKVQKHYQKAKPKSSSFKARAGTKRSFRKGTTGGASLGLLSKVASWFK from the coding sequence ATGCTAGTTAGTGGGCGTATGAGTTTTTCTTCATTAGGCCTTCATTCTGATCTTTTAGAGCGTTTAAAAGCTAAGGGTTTTGACACCCCAACCCCTATTCAAAACTCCGCATTACCTTTAGTGATTAAAGGCAAGGATGTGGCGGGTCTTGCTCGTACAGGAACGGGAAAAACCGCAGCCTATGTTCTTCCTTTGCTTCATAGAATTTTAAATAGTCGCGCTAATGACGAAAGCCTAAAATCAGAAAGCTTTTCTCGTTGGACGGATAAGTCCTATATTTTAATTTTAGTACCCACAAGAGAGTTGGCTTTTCAAGTTCAAGACAATATTAAAGAGTTTAGTACGGACTTAAATATTCATTCAGCAGTTTTTGTGGGAGGTTTGCCCATCGAAAAAGATGTGGAAGCTTTACAAAACTCTTTGGATTTTATTATTGCTACTCCAGGTCGTTTAATTGATTTATACAAAAACCATAGTTTGCATTTAGGGCAAGTGGAGGCGGTAGCTTTAGACGAAGCCGACAGGTTGTTTGATATGGGTTTTGCTGATGATGTAAAATATATTTTAACAAGAATACCTAAGCATCGTCAGTTTTTACTATTTAGCGCCACCTTAAGTTTAGAGGCTTTATATATGGGGTATGAGTTTGGAGCTCAGCCTGTGGAGTTAAGTGTTAGCAAAAGAGAAATTCAAAAAGATTTAATTGAAGAGTCTTTGTACCACATTTCGCGTTTTGAAAAATCTCGATATTTACTATCTTTATTAAAAAGTAAAACTTGGCGTCAGGCCATTGTGTTTAGTAATTACAAAAATCAAATTTTAGATTTAGAAGTTTTTTTAAGCGCCAACGGTATAAAAAGTTTGGGACTATCTAGCGTATTAACTCAAGCTAGGCGGAATAAAGTCATTACCGAGTTTAAGTCTTGTGAAGAAAAAATGGTGTTAATTGCTACAGATGTGGCCGCTCGAGGTTTAGATATTGAAGGCGTAGATTTAGTTATTAATTATGACATTCCTCAAAACTCCGACCCTTATATTCACCGTATTGGAAGAACAGGTAGGGCAGGCAGTAAGGGAGAGGCAATTAGTTTGGTAAGCGATAAAGATGCCGAGTGGTTGGTGAAGTTAGAGGAAGATTTAAAAATAAAAATTCCTATTGGTTGGATTGAAGATAAAGACTTAGTTACAGATTTTGTTCCTTATAAAAGCTCCGTTTTTATAGACTCTTCTACACACCACAGCAAACATGTAACTAAGGCAAGGCGGGGGAATTTAAAAAAAGACGCTCCTAAAAAATTTGTGCCTTCTAAGCCCGGAAACTCAGCGACAGTTAAAAAAGACGCGCCTAAAAAATTTACACCTTCTAAAGTGCAAAAGCACTATCAAAAAGCCAAGCCAAAGTCCTCTTCTTTTAAGGCTAGGGCGGGGACTAAGCGCTCTTTTAGAAAAGGGACAACGGGGGGAGCTTCTTTAGGTTTGCTTTCTAAAGTGGCTTCTTGGTTTAAGTAA
- a CDS encoding HNH endonuclease, with amino-acid sequence MVKEKVASLDFILVSESQKKQERAKARDLRHSSWWKNKLQEGVCYYCDLKVDPKFLTMDHKVPVSKGGKSTKNNIVLCCKDCNTKKKHSTVVEMLTSNEKEK; translated from the coding sequence ATGGTTAAAGAAAAAGTTGCTAGCTTAGACTTTATACTAGTTAGTGAAAGTCAAAAAAAGCAAGAAAGGGCTAAGGCTAGAGATTTAAGGCATAGCTCTTGGTGGAAAAATAAATTACAAGAGGGCGTATGTTATTATTGTGATTTAAAAGTAGACCCAAAATTTTTAACTATGGACCACAAGGTTCCTGTTTCAAAAGGTGGAAAAAGTACAAAAAACAATATAGTCTTATGTTGTAAGGATTGTAATACTAAAAAAAAGCATAGCACGGTAGTAGAAATGCTAACCTCTAACGAAAAAGAAAAATAG